In Gordonia sp. SL306, the genomic window CACGGTGTGGCGCAATCTGCAGAAGTGGAATGTGCCGATCGCTCGGGACGAGTCCGAGGGGTTCCTGCACTCGTGGCAGGTGAGCGCCGCCATGCTCGGTGTCCAGGATCAGTACATTCCGGCGTCGTGGAGTTCGGCTGACTCGCAGGCGAAGCAGGTACTCGACCCCATTCTGGCGCCCACGCCGGAGGGCAAGAAGCTGGCCGACATTCTGCTCGGCCTCGGCTTCAACCTCGATCTGTCCCTGCTCTCGAGGGGTGTGCTGGGGGCGCTGACCAGATTCATGCTCGGCGACAAGATCGCCGACTGGCTCGACATCCCCAGAGAGCCGGTGTGGAGTCCGCTGCTGGAGACCGCGTGGGGCCCGTATGTCGCAGTCCGCGAGGGTGCTCTGAATGTCGGCGTACCAAAAGAGGCGTACTGGCTCTTCGACGAGTTCCTGAGGCAGTTCGTGTTGTTCTACATGTCCGAGCTCCACATGCCCATCAACATCGAGATCCCGGTGATCAACAATCCGAAGTACGGCTGATGTCGATCCTTTGTCGACAGATACCGGCGAATAGTTCTGTGGGGGAATGGAGATGGTGATGGGTGCGGTCCAGCCGTGGCATGTCGTCGTGGTGGCGATTGTCTTTGTCGTGTTGTTCGGTTCCAGCAAATTGCCGGCCGCCGCGCGGGGTCTGGGCAGCTCGTTGCGAATCCTCAAGAGTGAGGTCAATGAGATGCACGATGACGGTCCCGAGAACCCACGTGACAATAGGTCCGAGGGGGTCTGACTCGATGGACAGACAGGCGCTCGACGACGGTCTGTCGCTCGTCGATCTTCCCGACGACGGGCTGACCGTCCGCTTCTACCAGATCCTGTTCGACCGGTATCCCGCAGTCGAGCCGATGTTCCGTCGCGACAACAAGGTTCAAGCCGCCATGCTCAGGACCGCGATCGTGTCGGTACTGGACCATCTCGACGACGGCGACTGGCTGACCGCCAACTTGCAGGCATTGGGGCGGCGTCACGGCGACATGGGTGTCACGGCAGAAATGTATGACGCGGTGGGCGAATGCATGATCGCGGCGATGGTCGAGATCGGCGGGGACCGCTGGAGCTCCGAGATGACCCGGGCCTGGCGGGAAGCACTCGGGGTGGTCTCCGCAATCATGCTCGACGGCCACCGTTCCGTGGCCGCATCCTGAGGCGGCTCCCGGTTCGGCCATGGCTACCCTGGCCACCGTGAAACATGCTCCCGATGTCACCTACGCCGACGATCTGCAGGTCGGCGCTCGGTATCCGCTCGACACCTACACCGTCACCGAGGCCGAGGTGATCGACTACGCCACGGCCTGGGATCCGCAGGGCTTCCACGTCGACAAGGAGATCGCCGAGGCCGGCGCGTATGGAGGACTCATCGCGAGTGGGATCCACACGCTGGCCATCTACCAGCGGTTGGCGGTATCTGGTGTCTTCGGCGGCTGGAGCGTGATCGCGGGCAAGAGTCTCACCGACGTCCGGTTCCTGCGGCCGGTCCGGCCCGACGACACTCTCAGCGGTTCGATCGTGGTCGACGCGATCGACATCGACGAGCGGGGGCGGGCGTTGGTGACGACGACGGCCGAGCTCGTCAACCAGCGTGGCGATTCAGTGATGACCCTCGTCGTCGAGGCATTCGTGCGCGTGCGGCCGTAGTCGGTCTCCCGCCTCCGAACGCCGGCGGTGGCCTGCGCTGTACTCCCTTACTAGGATATGCAAGTATTTGGGGGATATCCGACGACGTTCGAGGAGTAGATGATGGTGGACGAACCATCGGTGCTGTCCGTGGTGGACGGTCGGCTCGCGACGCTGACGCTCAACCGGCCCAAGTCGATCAACGCGCTCGACCATTCGATGGTGACCGCGATGGACGAGCGGTTACGCGCCTGGGCGGCCGACGACGCGATCGCCGCGGTGGTTCTTGTCGGTGCTGGTGAGCGCGGCCTCTGCGCCGGCGGCGACATCGTCACGATCCACCGCGATGCCGCCGCCCTGAGCGGTGATGCGACGGCTGGGGACGCCGAGGCGGCGGCCTGCCCGTCCGCGGCGTTCTGGCGCGACGAGTACCGGCTCAACGCCGACATCGCGCGCTACCCGAAGCCCTATGTCGCGATCATGGACGGCATCGTGATGGGTGGCGGCGTCGGTATCTCCGCCCACGCGAACACCCGGATCGTCACCGACCGCACTCGCCTGGCCATGCCCGAGGTGGGTATCGGGTTCGTGCCCGATGTGGGCGGGACACATCTGCTGGCTCGGGTACCGGACGGCTTGGGGGCCTACGCCGCGCTCACTGCCCGGACGCTCTCCGGTGCGGATGCCATTGCGCTCGGCCTTGCCGATCACTTCGTTCCCGCCGACGACCTCGACGCATTCCAGCGGGCTCTCCACACGACACCGCTCGAAGACGCGCTCGCCGAATATGCGCAGCGGACACCGGAGTCGGCGCTCGCCACGCAGCGGAACTGGATCGGTAAGGCGTTCGCGGCTGAGACCGTCGCAGAGATCATCGAGCGCTGCCGAGCTGTCGGCACCGAAGAGGCGACCAAGGTCGCGGACACGATCGCCGCCAAGAGTCCGACCGCCCTGGCGGTCACGCTCAGGTCGTTGCGAGACGAAAAGCCCACGCTGGAGGAAACCTTGGCGCGCGAGTACCGCGTTTCGTTGCGTAGTCTCCTGCATCCGGACATGGCCGAGGGTATTCGCGCGCAGGTGATCGACAAGGACCGCACACCGTCGTGGCGACATAGCGACCACTCGGCAGCGACCCCAGCAGAGGTCGACGCATTTTTCGCCCCACTTCCCGACGAGCTGGAATTGACCATCGACACCGCACCACAGGAGGATTCGAGTGTCTGATCTGGAGACGATCATCGTCGAGCGCGATGGACGAGTCGGTGTCATCACACTCAACCGGCCGAAAGCCCTGAACGCGCTCAATACCACCCTGATGAACGAGGTGGTCGCTGCGGCAACCGATTTCGACCGCGATCCGGATATCGGCGCCATCGTGATCACCGGCTCCGGTAAGGCGTTCGCAGCAGGTGCCGACATCAAGGAGATGTCGTCGAAGACCTACAGCGCGGTGGTGACGGAATCCTTCTTCGGCGCGTGGGACGAACTGTCCCGGCTGCGCACGCCCATTGTCGCGGCCGTCACCGGCTACGCCCTCGGCGGTGGTTGCGAACTTGCGATGATCTGCGACATCCTCGTCGCCGGCGACAACGCGGTGTTCGGTCAACCCGAGATCAACCTCGGTGTGATCCCGGGAATCGGTGGCTCCCAGAGACTCACACGGGCGGTCGGCAAGGCCAAGGCGATGGACATGATCCTCACTGGCAGGAACATGAAGGTCGACGAGGCCGACCGACTCGGCCTGGTGTCGAGGGTGGTGCCGGCCGAGGATGCGCTCGACACGGCCAAGGAAGTAGCGGCCACGATCGCGTCGAAGTCGTTCATCGCCGCCTCGCTGGCCAAGGATGCGGTGAACCGGGCCTTCGAATCCGGTCTCGCCGAGGGGATCCGTGCCGAGCGGGCACTGTTCTACTCCACGTTCGCCACCGACGACCAGACCGAGGGTATGGCGGCCTTCGTGGCGAAACGCGACCCGAAGTTCACGCACAGCTGAACCTCGATCACACCGATCCGCCGGTCCGTTCGCCGGTGGAGTAGCGGCGAGCCGCCAGGCGAGCCGTGTATCGAGACCACGGGTCGACGAGGTCAGAGGCTGCCACCTGCGTCGATCACCTGGGTCGTGCCGGTCACATAACGCCCGTCGTCGGAGACGAGATAGACGATGGCGTTCGAGATGTCGACCGGGTCGAGCGCCGGGACCGGCAGTCGGTTCATCTCGCGGGCGGCGACTTCATAGTCCTCTCGGGTCGGCGCTGGGAGATCCGGTCGGAAGAGGCGGTAGGTCGCATCGTTGAGGACCATCTCGGTGGCGACCGTCGTCGGGTGCACGGTGTTGACCCGAATGCTCTGCGGGCCGAGCTCTTTCGCGAGGACCCTCATCAAACCGACCAGTCCGTGCTTGGCCGCCGTGTAGTGTGCGATGTTCTCGTTCGCCACGAGTGCGGCGAGGGAGCTCGTGAGCACCACCGAACCGCCGCGTCCGCCCTCGACGATGTGGGGGACGGCCGCGCGCACCGTCTTCCATGCGCCGGTGAGATTGATGTCGATCATCGTGTCCCACATCTCCTCGTCCATCTCGAGGGTGGGCGCCATGGTGTTGATGCCGGCGTTCGCAAGGACGATGTCGATGCGCCCCAACGCGGCCATGCCGTCTGCCGCTGCTTTCTGCAGCCCGGCGAGATCACGCACGTCGACCTCGGAGGCGATGATGCGGCGGTCGAGCGCCTCGACCTCCTTGACGGTCTGCTCCATGTCGCCCGGCCGGGCGGTGTCGTAGGGGACCGTCGAGACCTGCTCGGTGACGTCGACCGCGATGACGTCGGCACCTTCCTCGGCCAGTCGGATCGCGTGACTTCGTCCCTGACCACGTGCCGCACCGGTGATGAAGGCGACCTTGCCCTCCAATTTGCCCATCTGACGCACTCCCTTTCGCTGCGGACATGTGATCCACGTCTCAGGTCGAGGCTATGTCACACGGTGACAAAACACCAGGGTGTCGATTCCGGTGGTGCCGGTCCGACGGTGAGACGATGGTCCGATGAGTCGCGAGGTCACGCCAGGTGATGCGGGGGTTTCCTCGGAAGGCGAGATCGATCGAGGTGGACGTCCCGCGAGTACCAGTGCCCGCGAGCTCGCGGCCGCCGCACAACGGCTGTTCCTCGGTGACGGCTTCGACCAGACGACGGTGGAGGACATCGCGGCCGCCGTTGGCGTGAGCCGGCGGACGTTCTTCCGCTACTTCGCCACCAAGGCCGACGTGGTGTGGGTCGAGTCGGATGCCGAGCTCCGGCATTTCCGCGCGATGATCGCGGAGTCGGCGCCCTCCGCGAATCCGGTGGACGTCGTCGAGGAGGCGTTCATCGAGGCGCTGGACCATGGGATCGCCGAGGATGAATGGGCCCGGCATCGTGCCCAATTGATCCTGCACGCTGCGGCGGTGCAGGCGCAGGCGGGTGCCGTGTACCGGCAATGGCGCACCGTGATCGCCGAATTCGTGGCGGAACGGACCGGTCGTCGGCACGACGACGAGTACCCGCTGGCCGTCGCGTATGCGGTGATGGCCGCATCGTCGGCCGGCCATGAACGCTGGCTGGCCGACCCGGACGCCCGGCTCACCGAATGCCTGCGACCGATGTTCGCGCTCATGGTTCCGCGCCACCCGGACGTCACAACTGACTAACAAGCCTGTTCCACGACTTGGGGCGACGATGACCCACGGCTAGCATTTGTGACAGATGTGACTTTTGTGACTGAAGGGAATCGTGGTGGACACACGTTGGGGTCCTCGATGGGGTGCGTGGGTCAGTGCCGCGGCCGCGGTTGCCGTCGCACTCACGATGGGGTCGGCGGCGGCGTCCGCAGCCCCGGTCCCCGACCCGGCCGTGTCCCGGATCGACACGGTGATCCACGACAACAAGCAGCAGGCCACGGCCATCGTCTATTCGGCGTCGATGCGGCGGATGATCCCGATCACCGTCCTCCGGCCACGCGACACGAGCAAGCCGCGCCCGACCTTCTATCTGCTCAACGGGGCGGGTGGTGGTGAGGACTCGGCGACCTGGGCGGCCAAGACCGACTACGTGAAGTTCTTCTCGGACAAGAACGTCAACGTCGTGACCCCGATCGGTGGCGCATTCTCCTATTACACCGACTGGCGCCACGACGATCCGGTGTTGGGACGAAACAAGTGGCAGACCTTTCTGACCAAGGAATTGCCACCCTTGATCGACAAGGAGTTCGGCACGACGAAGGTCAATGCGATCGCCGGGATCTCGATGGCAGGCACCTCGGTGCTGAATCTCGCGATCGCGGCTCCGCACCTCTATCGGTCGGTCGCGGCGTACAGCGGGTGCGCGCGGACCAGTGATCCGGTGGGGCAGGCCTACATTCGCATGGTGGTTGCCGACCGCGGCCAGGGCAATCTCGACAACATGTGGGGACCGGTCGGCGGGTCGGGCTGGCGGGAGAACGACCCGTTCGTCAACGCCGCCAAGCTGCGGAGCACCAAGGTGTACATGACGGCCGGCACCGGCCTGCCCGGCCCCTACGACCGTCCCGAGGCGCGCCTGATCCAGGGCAACCCCCTGACGTTGGCCAACCAGGTCGTGCTCGGCGGTGTCATCGAGGCCGCGGTCAACTCGTGTACGCAGCAGATGGCGACACGGATGCGTGGTCTTCGCGTTCCGATGCAGACCATCTCGCGTCCGACCGGCACGCATTCCTGGGAGTACTGGGAGTCCGATCTGCGGCGTACCTGGCCGATGCTCTCGGCCGATCTGAACCGGAAGGTGGCGCCGGCGAAGCCCGCGGCGCATTCAGCCCACTGACCGCTCCACCCCTCGCTCCGCCTAGCGTCGCCGATCGTGCGCAATTCTGCGTCGATCGTGCCCAGTTTGTCGTTGACTGTGCGCAGCCTGGTGTCGATCGTGCGCAGCCGCGCACGATCGAAGAACGTTCGCGCACGGTGGGCGAGAAGCTGTGCACGGTGGGCGAGGAACTGTGCCCGCTCGGCGAAGGAGGACGGTCGGATCGGTGCTGAGGCAGCCGGGTGACTAGTCCGCGCGATCCTTGAGGAGCAGTCGAACGGTCAGTTCGAGTCGGTTGGTGACGTCGGTGGCCGAGGCGCGACGGGTCAGCCACTGCACCAGATTCGACATCCAGACGTCCGACAGGACCCGCGCGATTGCGAGGTCTTCTTCACCGGGCTCGCCGTTGCCGACCATGGCGCCCGCCAGAAGGCGATCGATGATGCCGGCCACCTGATCGACCTCGGCGGTCGCAGACGCGTCGGCGAACATGAATGCACGCGTCATGGCTTCGGTGAGCAGGGGGTCGCGCTGCATCGCGTATGTGATCATGTCGAGGACATGCCGCAGGCGTTCGACCGCGGTGTCGCCTCGCAGTTGCGAGCGATCGACGCGTGCCTCGACCCGCTCGAACTCGCGGGCCAGCGCGGTCACGAGCAGGTGGACCTTGGACGGAAAGTACCGATAGAGGGTGCCGACGGCGACGTCGGCCTTGTCGGCGACGGTCCGCATCTGGACCGCGTCGTAGCCGCCCTTGGATGCCAGCGCCAATGTGGCGTCGAGAATGCGACGGCGGCGTTCGCGCTGGGCCGACGATCCGGTCTCGGTTCCCCCCGACGATGTGCCGGCCGTCGGGGCGGGGTTCGCCGCCGTGTCGACGGAGGCGCTTGCCGGTGCAGAACGTGCCATGTGGTCGAAGACATCCTCACGTGTTTCGGTTCCTGAAGGGTGCCTACCGGTTGGCAACCACCCATGGCATATTAGAACAGGTTCTAATTGCCCGTCACAACCTGACATACAGAGGAATAGCGTGACAATCGCCACGTCAACCGAACAGATCGCCGTCTGTGACGCGATCGCAACCTGGGCGCATGGTGTCCAGACCACCGAACTGGTCCGCGCGGATATCGACAAACCGGCGGATCAATGGACCGGGCTGCTCGCCCAACTCGCCGAATTCGGCGTGTTCGCGGCGGCGCTGCCCGAGGAATATGGGGGTTTCGGCGCCACCTTCACCGATGTCGCCGCGATGATCGAACAATGTGGCCGCAGCCTCGTGCCGGGACCGATCGGCCCCATCGTCGCAGCGGCTCTCGGACTGTCTCGCAGCACCGACGACGACCGAGCCGCCGGTCTGCTCGCCCGCCTCGCGGCAGGTGAAGTGGCCGCCGCGGCGCCGGCAACCGCCTTCGCGGGCGCAGGTGTCACGGAACTCCGCGACGGCCAGATCGATCTCGGATCGGTCCCCGGCTACGTGGACGGCTCTGCGCTGCTGATCCCGCTGCGGTCCGCCGATGGTGATCTCGCATGGCGGATCCTGCCGCCCGGGATCGGCGTCTTCGACGTGACGCTTCAGGGGTCCGTCAGCGGCACCGAGTCGGTCTCGCGGGTTCGCGTCACGTCGGTCGCACCGTCGGATCTCATCGCCCTCGACGACCCGGACTTCGTGGCGGGCGTTCTGTCCGCGACACTCGCCGCGTATCAGAGCGGGGTCGCCCGGTGGGCCCTCGACACCGCGGTGGACTACGCGAAGGTGCGGACGCAGTTCGGTGCGCCGATCGGTTCGTTCCAGGCGATCAAACACATCTGCGCGGACATGCTCTGTCGGAGCGAAGAACTCACGGCCGTGGCCTGGGACCTCGCGCGCGCGGTCGACGACGTGCTCGTCGGCGTGGAACCCGAACGCGCACACGGGCAACTCCGGATCAGCAGATGCGCCGCCGACACGATCGTCGCCGAGGCGGCGGTCGCCAACGCCAAGGACTGCGTCCAGGTGCTCGGCGGGATCGGTTTCACCTTCGAGCATGACGCCCATCTGTATCTGCGATCGGCGATGAATGCCCGAGCCGCATTGGGCCAGGCCGTCCATGCCCGTCGTGAGCTGGGTCGTCTCGGTGTCCAGGGTGCGCGGCGGGATTTCGAGATCGACCTGTCGTCGGTGGAGAAACGGCGCCCTGAGGTACGGGAGGCGGTGGCGGCGATCAAGGCAGCCGAGCCGGAAGTTCGTCGTCAGGCGATGGCCGAATCGGGCTATCTGATGCCCCATTGGCCCACGCCGTACGGTCTGTCGGCCGAGCCGGCACTCCAACTCCTGATCGACGGCGAGTTCGATCGGGCCGGAGTTGTGCGGCCGGACCTGGTGATCGGCGCATGGGCCATCCCGACGATCCTCGAACACGGCACCGACGCGCAGCGTGACCGATTCGTCGGCCCGACGCTCGCCGGCGACATCGTGTGGTGTCAGTTGTTCAGCGAACCCGAGGCCGGTTCGGATCTGGCCGCACTGCGGACCAGGGCAACCCGAGTCGACGGTGGCTGGCAACTGCAGGGGCAGAAGATCTGGACGTCACAGGCGCACAACGCCACCTGGGGGGTCTGCCTCGCTCGGACCGATCCGGATGCGCCGAAGCACAAGGGCATCACCTACTTCCTGATCGACATGAGCTCGCCGGGTATCGACATCCGGCCGTTGCGTGAGCTCACCGGCCGGGCCAACTTCAACGAGGTCTTCCTCGACGATGTGTTCGTCCCCGACGATCACGTGGTCGGCGAGGTCAACGGGGGGTGGCGGCTGGCGCGCACCACGCTCGCGAACGAACGCGTGGCCATGGGCGGATCTGGCCTCGGAAAGGAGATGGACGCACTGCTGCGGCAGGTCGTCGACATGCCCAGGACTCTCGAACCCGACGAGATGGCGACCCTCGGCGGACTCGTCGCCGAGGCACACGTCGGGCAGGTGATCGACGCGCGTGCGGTGACCCAGCGGTTGGCCGGGCACGATCCGGGTGCGCTGTCGAGCGTGCGGAAGCTGATCGGCGTCCAGCACCGTCAGGCGGTGCCGGAGTTCGCTCTGGATCTCCTCGGCACGGACGCGGTGGTGGCGGGTGACGCATCGGACGTTTTCCTCCAGAATCGATGCCTCTCGATCGCGGGCGGGACCACACAGATCCTGCGGACCGCAGCAGCGGAACGGATTCTCGGTTTGCCCCGCGGCTGACCCCGGCGAATCCGCGAATTCGGCAACGAATTGGCAGATGAGGGCCGGTAGCGGACACGGGCGCTAACCCGTCTGATACAACTAGAACAGGTTCTAATTGTCGCAAGGAGGCAGTAGGGTGGACTTTGCCCTCGACGACACGGCGGTCGCGGTACGCGATGCCGCCGCGGAGGTTTTCGCCCGGCACCAGCCGGACTGGGAGACCAAGTTCGGTCAGCGGGGTTTCGGCCCCGAGGTGACGGGTGCGTTCGACGACGTTCTCTGGCGATCGATCGCCGACGCCGGACTGATGGCGTTGCCGCTCCCGGCGGATCTCGACGGCGACGACGTCGCCGTGATCGATCTCCTTCCGCTGTTGCGGAAGATGGGTGAGTCCGCGGCGGTCACGCCGGCACTCGGAACGCTCACCTCGGCGCTCACGCTGCGCCATGCATCGGGCACATCTCGCGCCACGTGGGGTCCGACGTTGCAGGGGGCGGCGTGGCATGCGGTGGCCATCGGCGAGCAGGGCGACACCCTGACGCCGACGCCGCGCACCACGATCCGTGATGGTCGGCTGACCGGAACGAAGACCGGTGTGCTGCACGCGGACGGTGCCACGGCTCTCGTGGTGTCGACCGACGGCGGCGTCGTGATGGTTTCCGCCGACAAGCCGGGCGTCACCATCTCGCGGACGCCGACCTCCAGTGGGTGGGGCGAGTACACCGTGCGTTTCGACGATGTCGAGATCGACGAGGCCGATGTCCTCACCCCCGATGTCTCGGTGCTGCGTGATCGCTACCGGCTGGTGCTGTCGGCCTATGCAGACGGCCTGGTGGCCGGTGCGACTCGGCTCACCGCCGACCATGTCACCGGGCGTGAGCAGTTCGGCAAGCCGATCGCGCTCTTCCAGGCGGTGGGTCAGCAGCTCGCCGACATCTACGTGATCGAGCGCTCGATTGATCTCGCGACCACCGCGGCCGCGTGGCGGATGGCCGAAGGGCTCGACGCGACACAGGATCTCGGGATCGCGTCGTATTGGCTCGCGGCGGAGATCCCGGCGACCATGCGCACCATGACCCACCTGCACGGTGGGATCGGCGTCGACGTGACCTACCCTCTGCATCGCTACTTCTCCATTGCCAAGGATCTCGCGCGGCTGATCGGCGGTGCCGATGCCCGTCTGGACGAGGTCGCCGACGATTCCGATGCGCGGCTCGATTCGAAAGCGCAGGCAGCACATGTTCATTGATCTCACGCCGGAACAGAAGTCCCTTCGTGCCGAACTGCGCGAGTACTTCGCGAACCTGGTCAGCCCGGCCGACGCCGAGGCGATGCTCACCGAGCGTCACGGCGAGACCTACCGCAAGGTCATCCGGCAGATGGGCAAAGACGGCTGGCTCGGAGTTGGCTGGCCGAAGGAGTATGGCGGCAAGGGTTTCGGTGAGATCGAACAGCAGATCTTCACCAACGAGGCGGTGCGCGCCGACGTGCCGTTGCCTGCGGTGACACTGCAGACCGTCGGACCCACGTTGCAGGTCCACGGCACACCGGAACTGAAGGACAAGTTCCTGCCCGACATCCTCGCCGGTGAGGTGCATTTCGCCATCGGGTACACCGAGCCGGAGGCAGGCACCGACCTCGCCTCCCTGACGACGAGTGCTGTCCTCGACGGGGATCACTACGTTGTCAACGGGCAGAAGATCTTCACCACCGGTGCGCACGACGCCGACTACATCTGGCTGGCCGTCCGGACCGACAAGGAAGCCCCCAAACACAAGGGCATCTCGATCCTGATCGTCGACACCAAGGACCCCGGCTTCAGCTGGACTCCGATCATCACCGCCGACGGTGCGCACCATGTGAACGCGACGTACTACAACGACGTCCGCGTGCCGGTGTCGATGCGTGTCGGCGACGAGGGCGGCGGCTGGAAGCTCATCACCACGCAGCTCAACCACGAACGCGTCATGCTCGGCCCCGCCGGCCGCATCGACGGCCTCGCGGCCCGTATCAGGGCGTGGTCTCAACAGCCCGGTTCCGACGGCACGGTGATCGCCAAGCATCCCGATGTCCGACGCGCTCTCGCCGAGATCGAGGCCTACGCCCGGATCAACGAGTTGCTGAACTGGCAGGTCGCATCCACCGGAGAGGCGATCTCGATGGCCGATGCCGCCGCGACCAAGGTCTTCGCCACCGAGCGTCTCCAGCACATCGGCCGCCTCATCAACGAGATCGTCGGGCGCTACGGAGATTTCACCGATCCCGAGACCGCGGCGCTGGTCGACTGGTTGGACGTCCAGCAGAAGCGCAATGTGGTGATCACTTTCGGCGGTGGTGTCAACGAGGTCATGCGCGACATGATCGCGACCTCCGGACTGGGATTGCCGAGGGCGAAGCGATGACTGAAGTGGACATCCGCGCCGCCGCAGAAGCCATCAAGGCCGACGGCCGCAGCGCACCCGTCGCCGGGCGTGACCCGATCAACCAGCCGATGATCAACAACTGGGTCGAGGCGATGGGGGACGAAAACCCCATCTACGTCGACGAATCGGTGGCACGCGCCGCGGGGCACCCGGGTGTGGTCGCGCCGCCGGCCATGGCCCAGGTCTGGACGATGCGTGGACTGCACGGGCAGCGCAGCACCGACGATCCGCTCGGTCGCGCCAGCGAGCTGTTCGACGAAGCGGGCTACACCTCGGTCGTCGCGACCAACTGCGACACCGTCTATCACCGCTACACCGAGCCGGGCGAGGAGGTCAGCCTGTCCGCTGAACTCGTCGACGTGGTCGGCCCCAAGAACACGGCGCTCGGTGAGGGATGGTTCTTCACCACGCGCAACGTGTGGTCTGTCGGCGACGAGGTGGTCGCCGAGATGTCCTTCCGCATCCTGAAGTTCCGCCCGCCGTCGTCGGAGGCGGAGACAGATGTGGCCACGACGGTTCCCGAGGATCTCGACCCGACTCGCATGCTCAAGCCGAGCGCTTCGCGAGACACCGCGTTCTTCTGGGACGGCGTCGCGCAGCACGAGTTGCGGATTCAGAAAGTGGCCGACGGGACGCTGCGACATCCGCCGATCCCGGCAACCTGGAAGCCGCGCGAGGCGGACGGCGTTGTGCCGGAGACGGATTACGTGGTCTCGACGGGGCGTGGAGCCATCTACAGCTACGTCGTCCATCACGCGCCGAAGGTGCCCGGCCGCCAACTGCCCTTCGTGGTGGCACTCGTCGAGCTCGACGAAGGCGTGCGCATGCTGGGCGAGCTCCGCGGCATCACGCCGGCACAGGTGCGGGTGGGCCTGCCGGTCGAGGCGACATATCTCGATTTCCCGGCCGACGCCGACAGTGGATCCGACTCGTGGACCCTGTACGCATTCACACCCGTCGAGGAAGGAAAGTCGTGACAGCCCTTGCACCCCAAC contains:
- a CDS encoding acyl-CoA dehydrogenase, with the translated sequence MTIATSTEQIAVCDAIATWAHGVQTTELVRADIDKPADQWTGLLAQLAEFGVFAAALPEEYGGFGATFTDVAAMIEQCGRSLVPGPIGPIVAAALGLSRSTDDDRAAGLLARLAAGEVAAAAPATAFAGAGVTELRDGQIDLGSVPGYVDGSALLIPLRSADGDLAWRILPPGIGVFDVTLQGSVSGTESVSRVRVTSVAPSDLIALDDPDFVAGVLSATLAAYQSGVARWALDTAVDYAKVRTQFGAPIGSFQAIKHICADMLCRSEELTAVAWDLARAVDDVLVGVEPERAHGQLRISRCAADTIVAEAAVANAKDCVQVLGGIGFTFEHDAHLYLRSAMNARAALGQAVHARRELGRLGVQGARRDFEIDLSSVEKRRPEVREAVAAIKAAEPEVRRQAMAESGYLMPHWPTPYGLSAEPALQLLIDGEFDRAGVVRPDLVIGAWAIPTILEHGTDAQRDRFVGPTLAGDIVWCQLFSEPEAGSDLAALRTRATRVDGGWQLQGQKIWTSQAHNATWGVCLARTDPDAPKHKGITYFLIDMSSPGIDIRPLRELTGRANFNEVFLDDVFVPDDHVVGEVNGGWRLARTTLANERVAMGGSGLGKEMDALLRQVVDMPRTLEPDEMATLGGLVAEAHVGQVIDARAVTQRLAGHDPGALSSVRKLIGVQHRQAVPEFALDLLGTDAVVAGDASDVFLQNRCLSIAGGTTQILRTAAAERILGLPRG
- a CDS encoding acyl-CoA dehydrogenase family protein, encoding MDFALDDTAVAVRDAAAEVFARHQPDWETKFGQRGFGPEVTGAFDDVLWRSIADAGLMALPLPADLDGDDVAVIDLLPLLRKMGESAAVTPALGTLTSALTLRHASGTSRATWGPTLQGAAWHAVAIGEQGDTLTPTPRTTIRDGRLTGTKTGVLHADGATALVVSTDGGVVMVSADKPGVTISRTPTSSGWGEYTVRFDDVEIDEADVLTPDVSVLRDRYRLVLSAYADGLVAGATRLTADHVTGREQFGKPIALFQAVGQQLADIYVIERSIDLATTAAAWRMAEGLDATQDLGIASYWLAAEIPATMRTMTHLHGGIGVDVTYPLHRYFSIAKDLARLIGGADARLDEVADDSDARLDSKAQAAHVH
- a CDS encoding acyl-CoA dehydrogenase family protein, with the protein product MFIDLTPEQKSLRAELREYFANLVSPADAEAMLTERHGETYRKVIRQMGKDGWLGVGWPKEYGGKGFGEIEQQIFTNEAVRADVPLPAVTLQTVGPTLQVHGTPELKDKFLPDILAGEVHFAIGYTEPEAGTDLASLTTSAVLDGDHYVVNGQKIFTTGAHDADYIWLAVRTDKEAPKHKGISILIVDTKDPGFSWTPIITADGAHHVNATYYNDVRVPVSMRVGDEGGGWKLITTQLNHERVMLGPAGRIDGLAARIRAWSQQPGSDGTVIAKHPDVRRALAEIEAYARINELLNWQVASTGEAISMADAAATKVFATERLQHIGRLINEIVGRYGDFTDPETAALVDWLDVQQKRNVVITFGGGVNEVMRDMIATSGLGLPRAKR
- a CDS encoding bifunctional MaoC family dehydratase N-terminal/OB-fold nucleic acid binding domain-containing protein produces the protein MTEVDIRAAAEAIKADGRSAPVAGRDPINQPMINNWVEAMGDENPIYVDESVARAAGHPGVVAPPAMAQVWTMRGLHGQRSTDDPLGRASELFDEAGYTSVVATNCDTVYHRYTEPGEEVSLSAELVDVVGPKNTALGEGWFFTTRNVWSVGDEVVAEMSFRILKFRPPSSEAETDVATTVPEDLDPTRMLKPSASRDTAFFWDGVAQHELRIQKVADGTLRHPPIPATWKPREADGVVPETDYVVSTGRGAIYSYVVHHAPKVPGRQLPFVVALVELDEGVRMLGELRGITPAQVRVGLPVEATYLDFPADADSGSDSWTLYAFTPVEEGKS